Proteins encoded together in one Anaerococcus murdochii window:
- a CDS encoding GntR family transcriptional regulator translates to MFKLDPNSETPLYMQIVEQSKVAIAAGYLQNGDKFPSVRELSKELLINQTTVSKAFKELSNQGIIKTQPGIGTVIELNSEKIDLKRDEFIEKLEEDLSQAIFLKISKEEVIELYEKVEGEIDVI, encoded by the coding sequence ATGTTTAAATTAGATCCAAATTCAGAGACTCCTCTTTATATGCAGATTGTTGAGCAATCCAAGGTCGCCATTGCGGCAGGCTACCTTCAAAATGGGGATAAGTTTCCATCTGTAAGAGAATTATCCAAGGAACTTTTGATAAACCAAACAACAGTTTCAAAGGCATTTAAAGAGTTGTCAAACCAAGGTATTATTAAAACCCAACCAGGTATAGGGACTGTTATAGAGCTTAATAGCGAAAAAATCGACCTAAAGAGAGACGAATTTATTGAAAAGCTTGAAGAAGACCTATCCCAAGCAATTTTCCTTAAGATTTCTAAGGAAGAAGTCATCGAATTGTATGAGAAAGTAGAAGGTGAGATAGATGTTATTTGA
- a CDS encoding HAD family hydrolase, whose protein sequence is MILASDFDGTIFIDGKISQKDIKAIRDFQQAGNLFAIVTGRSFASLDPLIEGKINPDAQICNNGGHIFVKDKGQLIEVFKATISKAKAREFLNFYGKEIPNQMAIFTESAKENDLKNINESIMALAIYSESQIPNHFPEDFDFHYSIGVIDVVKKGINKQRGIDFIKDFYFYDGEIIAIGDDYNDIDFLKSTPLSYTLDYVTNEAVREACNFSMGSVADLIENLMEGI, encoded by the coding sequence GTGATATTGGCATCTGACTTTGACGGGACAATTTTTATAGACGGTAAGATTTCCCAAAAAGATATAAAAGCAATAAGAGATTTCCAGCAAGCTGGGAATCTTTTTGCTATTGTGACAGGCAGGTCTTTTGCGAGTTTAGATCCCCTAATAGAAGGGAAAATCAATCCTGATGCGCAAATTTGCAACAACGGTGGTCATATTTTTGTAAAAGATAAGGGTCAACTGATAGAAGTTTTTAAGGCAACTATTTCAAAAGCAAAGGCTAGAGAATTTTTAAATTTTTATGGTAAAGAAATTCCTAATCAAATGGCGATTTTTACTGAAAGTGCCAAGGAAAATGATCTTAAAAATATAAATGAATCCATAATGGCCCTTGCGATTTATTCTGAAAGTCAAATACCAAATCATTTCCCAGAAGACTTTGATTTTCATTATTCCATAGGCGTTATAGATGTGGTCAAAAAGGGTATAAATAAACAAAGAGGAATAGATTTTATCAAGGATTTTTATTTCTATGATGGAGAAATTATTGCCATAGGCGACGACTATAATGATATTGATTTTCTAAAAAGTACGCCACTTTCCTACACTCTTGACTATGTCACAAATGAGGCTGTAAGAGAGGCCTGTAATTTTAGCATGGGCTCTGTGGCAGACTTAATAGAAAATCTTATGGAGGGCATATGA
- the cls gene encoding cardiolipin synthase encodes MNEHTKNVVNKIKENKYVKKTKKGLGSLIFSRAGLFAFMILFQIFILISLYRYLGINQYYLFGGSSILSFIMMMVILNIDDMNPYMKLSWSLFIFVAPTFAIIAFWMAYFKIGYRREHKRVIDLEVESRIYHQRSLTHKELMATKDKRFINLSTYLKNIGGFSAYKSTSSQYFKLGDHMFEAMIEDIKNAKDYIFMEFFILDYGYMWGTILELLVEKVNQGVEVRLLIDGSNLITRLHSNFEEEMEEFGIKFRVFSKMYPIVSTYLNNRDHRKVMVVDGKVGYTGGINLADEYINRYERFGHWKDCGLRVEGEAVESLTVLFLTMWNAAKKDEVIEDFGPYLEYVTAQEEDGYYIPFADNPTDDERLCKNIYLDMVNNARDYVYAMTPYLIVDDEIISALQSAAKKGVDVRLCIPHIPDKKVAFVLAKNHYAELLKYGVKIYEYTPGFVHSKTWLADGEIGVVGTINLDYRALYQNFECGVLVYKSKSLVTIKEDFDEFFEVSKLVTDEDVINMKTSTKIVGKLLKPFAPLM; translated from the coding sequence ATGAACGAGCATACAAAAAATGTTGTTAATAAAATTAAAGAAAATAAATATGTCAAGAAAACCAAGAAGGGCTTGGGATCACTGATATTCTCTAGGGCAGGACTTTTTGCCTTTATGATTTTATTTCAAATATTTATCCTAATTAGCCTTTATAGGTACCTTGGCATCAACCAATATTACCTCTTTGGAGGTTCGTCTATCCTAAGTTTTATCATGATGATGGTAATTCTAAATATTGACGATATGAACCCTTATATGAAATTATCTTGGTCTCTTTTTATTTTTGTGGCGCCTACCTTTGCTATTATCGCCTTTTGGATGGCATATTTCAAAATTGGTTACAGGCGTGAACACAAGAGGGTAATCGACCTTGAAGTGGAATCAAGGATTTACCACCAAAGGTCCTTAACCCATAAGGAACTAATGGCGACAAAGGATAAGAGGTTTATCAATCTTTCTACCTATCTTAAAAACATCGGCGGATTCTCCGCTTATAAATCTACCTCATCCCAATATTTCAAACTCGGGGACCATATGTTTGAGGCCATGATAGAAGATATTAAAAATGCCAAAGATTATATTTTCATGGAGTTTTTCATCCTTGATTACGGTTATATGTGGGGAACAATCCTCGAGCTTTTAGTTGAAAAGGTCAACCAAGGCGTTGAAGTAAGGCTTTTAATCGATGGATCAAACCTAATTACTAGACTCCATTCAAATTTCGAAGAGGAAATGGAAGAGTTTGGTATCAAATTTAGGGTCTTTTCCAAGATGTATCCAATTGTTTCAACCTACCTAAACAACAGGGACCACAGGAAGGTTATGGTTGTCGACGGCAAGGTTGGCTATACCGGTGGAATAAACCTAGCTGATGAGTATATTAACAGGTATGAGCGTTTTGGCCACTGGAAGGATTGTGGTTTGAGAGTTGAGGGAGAGGCTGTGGAAAGCCTAACCGTTCTTTTCTTGACTATGTGGAATGCTGCAAAAAAAGACGAGGTCATCGAAGATTTTGGACCATATTTGGAATATGTGACTGCCCAGGAAGAAGACGGCTACTACATTCCTTTTGCGGATAATCCTACAGACGACGAACGCCTTTGCAAAAATATTTACCTAGACATGGTAAATAACGCCAGGGACTATGTTTATGCCATGACTCCTTATTTAATTGTTGATGACGAGATAATTTCTGCCCTTCAAAGTGCGGCAAAAAAGGGAGTCGACGTGAGGCTTTGTATTCCTCATATACCAGACAAAAAAGTCGCCTTCGTCTTAGCTAAAAACCACTATGCGGAACTTCTAAAATACGGGGTTAAAATTTATGAATACACTCCTGGATTTGTCCACTCAAAGACATGGCTAGCCGATGGAGAAATAGGCGTGGTCGGCACAATCAACCTAGACTACAGAGCCCTTTACCAAAACTTTGAATGTGGGGTTTTGGTCTATAAATCAAAGAGCCTAGTGACAATCAAAGAAGACTTTGACGAATTTTTTGAAGTTTCTAAACTTGTGACAGATGAAGACGTCATAAATATGAAAACATCAACTAAGATTGTAGGAAAACTCTTAAAACCATTTGCTCCTCTGATGTAA
- a CDS encoding ATP-binding cassette domain-containing protein, with translation MLFEVNNISKAFGKNQVLKDVSFSLMPGTITGIVGRNGSGKTTLLKILCGIYLADSGEFTLDKKKLSENPKLISHIGFLPDRFDYFSFYKAKDLPEFYKISYENFDSDYFFAEINKNEIDPNQNIRNLSKGQKNLLGLITILASKADILLVDEVLDGMDVLNKKLILSYILDAKEEGRTVLASSHDLDHLTGICEEILYLSKDGRLKNTSVDTKNIRKVQVVVKDKLPQALADNSVLVSSLGRVKVILIKADDKLLSEYLSDDGIVQYDMLDLKIEDYFYMEAGGEI, from the coding sequence ATGTTATTTGAAGTTAACAATATCAGCAAGGCCTTTGGCAAAAACCAGGTCCTAAAAGACGTGTCTTTTAGCCTTATGCCAGGGACAATAACAGGCATTGTCGGAAGGAACGGGTCAGGAAAGACAACCCTCCTTAAAATCCTTTGCGGGATATATTTGGCTGACTCAGGCGAATTTACTCTTGATAAGAAGAAATTAAGCGAAAATCCAAAACTCATTTCCCACATAGGATTTTTGCCAGACAGGTTTGATTACTTTAGCTTTTATAAGGCAAAAGACCTGCCAGAATTTTACAAAATAAGCTATGAAAACTTTGACAGTGATTATTTCTTTGCTGAAATAAACAAAAACGAAATTGATCCAAACCAAAATATCAGAAACCTCTCCAAGGGGCAAAAAAACCTATTAGGATTAATCACAATCCTTGCATCAAAGGCTGATATCCTCCTCGTTGATGAGGTCCTGGATGGGATGGACGTTTTAAATAAAAAACTAATCCTTTCTTATATTCTAGATGCCAAGGAAGAAGGGAGAACCGTTCTTGCTTCAAGCCACGATTTGGACCATTTGACAGGCATTTGCGAGGAGATTTTATACCTTTCTAAGGACGGCAGGCTTAAAAATACAAGTGTGGATACAAAAAATATTAGAAAGGTCCAAGTTGTTGTCAAAGACAAACTTCCACAGGCTTTGGCAGATAATTCTGTCCTCGTATCTTCCCTCGGTAGGGTCAAGGTCATCTTAATTAAGGCTGATGATAAACTCTTAAGCGAGTATTTATCAGACGATGGAATTGTCCAATACGACATGTTAGACCTTAAGATAGAAGACTACTTCTATATGGAAGCTGGAGGTGAAATATGA
- a CDS encoding MATE family efflux transporter, whose product MERNRKTYFKKSLSIAWPAVLEFFFVSIAGFIDTFMVSSLGPAAIAAIGLTIQPKFLSLSVFFAINAAVSALIARRQGEGKRDKANVTLTTALYIMVFFVIFVDLLMIPFAGKILELAGSNTETHKLAYDYYMIIMIGLIFNALSMLINAAHRGCGNTQIAFISNMVSSVVNISLNFLLIEGRFGFPRMGVRGAALATVLGTVVATIMCLISLIDKNSYMNFRTMAKNKFKFSMEIAGEIKNLAVNLFVENISARIGFMITAITAARLGTEAFAAHNVGMNLLGLSFSFGDGMQVAAIALTGNALGAGHKDEALKLGKSCQELGFIFSVIFSLIMIFFGRNIFFIFFNENHILDMGVLISRFLTIIVLLQISQVIYGGCLRAAGDVKYTLGVALVSVTFIRSIVTLICVNVLNLGLAGIWIGILSDQASRFLSLRHRFNLGEWVHKKI is encoded by the coding sequence ATGGAAAGAAATAGGAAAACTTATTTTAAAAAATCCTTATCCATAGCTTGGCCGGCAGTCCTTGAATTTTTCTTTGTGTCAATAGCAGGCTTTATCGATACCTTCATGGTTTCAAGTTTAGGACCTGCGGCAATAGCTGCGATTGGGCTTACAATCCAGCCGAAGTTTTTGTCCTTGTCAGTCTTTTTTGCAATAAATGCTGCCGTTTCGGCCTTAATAGCCAGACGCCAAGGCGAAGGCAAAAGAGATAAGGCCAACGTGACACTAACAACCGCCCTCTACATCATGGTGTTTTTTGTAATATTTGTAGACTTGTTGATGATACCCTTCGCAGGGAAAATCCTTGAACTTGCTGGATCAAACACAGAAACCCACAAATTGGCCTACGATTATTACATGATAATAATGATAGGTTTGATTTTTAATGCCCTATCCATGCTCATAAATGCGGCTCACAGGGGCTGTGGCAACACTCAAATCGCCTTTATTTCAAATATGGTATCGTCAGTTGTAAATATCAGCCTAAACTTTTTGCTAATTGAAGGAAGGTTTGGCTTCCCAAGGATGGGAGTCAGAGGTGCAGCCCTTGCGACAGTCTTGGGAACTGTGGTCGCAACAATAATGTGCCTTATATCTTTAATCGATAAAAATTCTTATATGAATTTTAGGACCATGGCAAAAAATAAATTCAAATTCTCTATGGAAATTGCTGGAGAAATTAAAAACCTAGCCGTAAACCTCTTTGTGGAAAATATTTCAGCAAGGATTGGCTTTATGATTACAGCAATTACAGCCGCAAGGCTTGGTACAGAGGCCTTTGCCGCCCACAACGTCGGTATGAACCTTCTTGGCCTATCCTTCTCCTTTGGTGACGGTATGCAAGTGGCAGCCATTGCCCTTACAGGAAACGCCCTGGGAGCAGGCCATAAGGACGAAGCCCTCAAACTCGGAAAGTCTTGTCAGGAATTAGGCTTTATATTTTCGGTAATATTCTCACTAATAATGATATTTTTCGGCAGAAATATATTTTTTATCTTTTTTAATGAAAATCATATATTGGACATGGGCGTTCTAATTTCAAGGTTTCTGACAATTATTGTCCTCCTACAAATCTCACAAGTTATATATGGGGGTTGCTTAAGAGCCGCAGGTGATGTAAAATATACGTTAGGAGTTGCACTCGTGTCTGTAACCTTTATCAGATCCATAGTAACTCTTATCTGTGTTAATGTCCTAAACCTAGGACTAGCCGGTATCTGGATTGGTATCCTATCTGACCAGGCATCAAGATTTTTGAGTTTAAGACACAGATTTAATTTAGGAGAATGGGTACACAAGAAAATATAG
- a CDS encoding bifunctional hydroxymethylpyrimidine kinase/phosphomethylpyrimidine kinase, protein MKNVLILNDFVSKGKIAGRLMAPVLSYMDCEVFLLPTAMIANNFSLGGNAFFNIDPFIKDSLANWENLGIKFDLIFIGYIENASQKEMIKDFIKNLDYKPIIVFDPIMGDDGALYPGLDETKVANYKDLVDVSDIIIPNQTEAKFLDLDIDGITKNGKKIIITSADKDGKPAVLYYDGKENAIFYDKKDIKVGGSGDLFDGLFIGYLLKDFDIPKAIEKTCQDIIKIMVANEKKNPGAIEINIEKYLTLIGA, encoded by the coding sequence ATGAAAAATGTACTAATTTTAAATGACTTCGTATCCAAGGGGAAAATAGCTGGAAGGCTAATGGCACCAGTCCTTTCCTATATGGATTGTGAAGTTTTTTTGCTGCCAACAGCAATGATAGCAAACAACTTTTCCCTAGGTGGAAATGCTTTTTTTAATATAGATCCCTTTATCAAGGATAGTCTTGCAAACTGGGAGAATTTAGGAATCAAATTTGACCTAATTTTTATTGGCTACATAGAAAACGCCAGCCAAAAAGAAATGATAAAAGATTTTATAAAAAATCTCGATTACAAACCAATCATTGTATTTGACCCAATCATGGGCGACGACGGTGCCCTTTATCCAGGACTTGACGAGACTAAGGTCGCAAACTACAAGGACTTGGTGGACGTCTCCGACATCATTATTCCAAACCAAACAGAAGCCAAATTCCTAGACCTTGATATTGATGGCATTACAAAAAATGGCAAGAAAATTATAATCACATCCGCAGATAAGGACGGAAAACCTGCCGTTCTTTACTACGACGGTAAGGAAAATGCCATTTTCTATGACAAAAAAGACATCAAAGTCGGTGGGTCTGGCGATCTCTTTGACGGGCTTTTTATAGGCTATCTTTTAAAAGATTTTGATATCCCAAAAGCAATCGAAAAAACTTGTCAGGATATAATTAAAATCATGGTTGCAAATGAAAAGAAAAATCCAGGTGCAATTGAAATAAATATTGAAAAATACCTTACTTTGATAGGAGCCTAG
- a CDS encoding GntR family transcriptional regulator, producing MKIIIKNGSAVPIYEQIKNAIRDEILNGNLKAGEKLPSVRAMARELSISILTVKKAYDELETEGFIESRQGLGTFVGKEDPNLRLEEKQKKLEEALLDSVKISRDIEMEKKDLFELLEYLYEGDFND from the coding sequence TTGAAGATTATTATAAAAAATGGGTCGGCTGTCCCTATTTATGAACAAATTAAAAATGCTATAAGAGATGAGATTTTAAATGGAAATCTCAAGGCGGGGGAGAAACTGCCTTCTGTGAGGGCGATGGCCCGTGAGCTTTCCATTTCGATTTTGACTGTCAAAAAGGCTTATGATGAGCTAGAGACTGAAGGCTTTATCGAATCTCGTCAGGGTCTGGGGACCTTTGTCGGCAAGGAAGATCCAAATCTAAGGCTTGAGGAAAAACAGAAAAAACTCGAGGAGGCTCTCCTAGATTCGGTCAAGATTTCAAGGGATATTGAAATGGAAAAGAAGGATTTATTTGAACTTTTAGAATATTTGTATGAAGGAGATTTTAATGACTGA
- a CDS encoding deoxycytidylate deaminase, producing MAKDRLSWNEYFMRLAETVAMRGTCDRAYVGCVLVNSENRIVSTGYNGSIKGNAHCDEIGHTMRDGHCIATIHAEMNAILYCAKEGISVKDTICYVTHFPCLNCTKSLIQAGIKKIYYRNAYRMDDYAVELLEKNGIEYIKIEEDEK from the coding sequence ATGGCAAAAGATAGACTAAGTTGGAATGAATATTTTATGAGACTAGCAGAAACTGTTGCTATGCGAGGCACTTGCGACAGGGCCTATGTTGGTTGTGTCCTTGTAAATAGCGAAAATAGGATAGTTTCAACCGGATATAACGGATCAATCAAGGGCAATGCCCATTGCGATGAGATTGGTCATACCATGAGGGATGGCCACTGCATAGCGACCATTCACGCTGAGATGAACGCCATTTTGTACTGTGCCAAGGAAGGAATTTCGGTTAAGGATACAATTTGCTACGTGACCCATTTTCCTTGCCTAAACTGCACAAAGAGCTTAATTCAAGCGGGTATTAAAAAAATTTATTACAGAAACGCCTACAGGATGGACGACTATGCTGTAGAATTATTAGAGAAAAACGGCATAGAATATATCAAAATCGAAGAGGATGAAAAGTGA
- a CDS encoding ABC-2 transporter permease encodes MNIKKQIKLDIISMKPYYTLKNLIILSGISLFYSFINESPVVMLSMTLTFAVIFSSNPFLLGENSGIDALYKIFSIDSKKVVIGRYILAGLIFIVASLLGFSIYTIVSLIKNIPIGLDMLMYLGMNFVLFGIIISFQYPIFFKSGYTKAKTFWFLPILIIGILGMLVGYFIKDFRPILNFVLENQRMLIIGICILLVLFLTISIKLSINFYKKRDF; translated from the coding sequence ATGAATATAAAGAAGCAAATTAAACTGGATATAATCTCAATGAAACCCTATTATACTTTGAAAAATTTAATCATACTATCAGGTATATCTCTTTTTTATTCTTTTATTAATGAATCTCCTGTAGTAATGTTATCAATGACATTGACTTTTGCTGTAATATTTTCATCTAATCCATTTTTACTAGGAGAAAATTCAGGTATTGATGCCTTATATAAGATTTTTTCCATAGATAGCAAAAAGGTAGTTATAGGTAGGTATATCTTAGCTGGTCTGATTTTTATAGTGGCTAGTCTACTTGGCTTCTCGATCTATACTATAGTTTCCCTAATAAAAAATATTCCAATAGGCCTTGATATGCTGATGTATTTAGGAATGAACTTTGTTTTATTTGGGATAATTATTTCTTTCCAGTATCCGATATTTTTTAAATCTGGCTATACTAAAGCAAAGACTTTTTGGTTTTTACCAATACTTATAATTGGAATATTAGGAATGCTTGTAGGATATTTTATAAAAGATTTTAGACCAATCCTTAACTTTGTATTAGAAAATCAAAGGATGCTTATAATTGGGATTTGTATTCTACTTGTCCTTTTTCTTACAATTTCGATTAAACTTTCCATTAACTTTTACAAAAAAAGAGATTTTTAA
- a CDS encoding 1-phosphofructokinase family hexose kinase codes for MIYTVTLNPSIDLFVEVDKLNPGYNNNIKTERTLPGGKAINVSRILSQLKIPTTATGFLGSYQGLFIKDWLEKEEILVDFVEIKESNRINIKIFEDKKETVINFQGPTISSEEVEELLYYLSRVREGDTIIFGGSVPPMENGEDSDIYDRMVEIAKANGAYFIADVPSQYLMNMVERGPLLVKPNGEDIEAIYKAKIEDKMDYIPYGKDLIKKGAKYVIISYGEDGSMFFSRDGVYAAKPVKDGKEIINTVACRDAMIAGFVGTLVRDNDPIESYMVAVAAASATAKVLDLPSRDQILEVLPLVDIDVIE; via the coding sequence ATGATTTATACAGTAACCCTAAACCCTTCTATAGACTTGTTTGTAGAAGTAGACAAATTAAATCCTGGTTATAACAACAACATCAAAACCGAAAGGACCCTTCCAGGTGGTAAGGCAATCAACGTTTCAAGGATCCTTTCCCAACTAAAAATCCCTACAACAGCCACAGGTTTTCTTGGTTCTTATCAAGGGCTTTTTATAAAAGATTGGCTAGAAAAAGAAGAAATCCTAGTAGACTTTGTAGAAATCAAAGAGTCTAACAGGATAAATATCAAAATTTTTGAAGACAAAAAAGAAACAGTAATCAACTTCCAAGGCCCAACAATTTCCTCAGAAGAAGTCGAAGAACTCCTCTACTACCTATCAAGAGTTAGGGAAGGCGACACCATCATCTTTGGTGGATCAGTTCCACCAATGGAAAATGGCGAAGATTCAGACATCTACGACAGGATGGTAGAAATCGCCAAGGCCAACGGTGCTTACTTCATAGCTGACGTTCCAAGCCAATATTTAATGAATATGGTTGAAAGAGGCCCACTTCTTGTTAAACCAAACGGTGAAGACATCGAAGCTATTTACAAGGCCAAAATCGAAGACAAAATGGACTACATTCCTTACGGCAAGGACCTAATCAAAAAAGGCGCTAAATACGTTATAATTTCCTATGGCGAAGACGGATCAATGTTCTTTTCAAGAGACGGAGTCTATGCCGCAAAACCAGTAAAAGACGGTAAGGAAATAATCAACACTGTTGCCTGCAGGGATGCCATGATAGCAGGTTTTGTCGGCACCCTCGTAAGAGATAATGACCCAATCGAATCCTACATGGTCGCAGTTGCTGCAGCAAGTGCAACAGCCAAGGTCCTAGACCTACCAAGCAGGGATCAAATTTTGGAAGTCCTCCCTCTTGTAGATATTGATGTTATAGAATAA
- the udp gene encoding uridine phosphorylase, with product MKYSDDGRQYHIGLKEEDIGKYVILPGDPKRCEKIAAYFENPKKVGDRREFVTYTGFLNGEKVSVTSTGIGGPSAAIAMTELAKLGAHTFVRVGTCGGIDLDVKSGDIVIAQAAIRAEGTSKEYAPIEFPAVADFGVTAALKKGTEALGAEDHVGVVQCKDSFYGQHEAESMPVSYELTNKWEAWKRLGTLASEMESAALFVVASFLKVRVGSCFLVVANQEREKKGLTNPVVHDTDLAIRVGIEGLKNLIEADK from the coding sequence ATGAAATATTCAGACGACGGTAGACAATACCATATAGGTTTAAAGGAAGAAGATATTGGTAAATACGTAATCTTGCCAGGAGACCCAAAAAGGTGCGAAAAAATCGCAGCCTATTTTGAAAATCCCAAAAAAGTAGGCGACAGGCGTGAATTTGTGACCTATACTGGATTTTTAAATGGGGAAAAAGTCTCAGTCACATCAACAGGCATAGGCGGCCCATCGGCAGCCATTGCCATGACAGAACTTGCTAAACTCGGCGCCCACACCTTTGTCAGAGTCGGTACTTGCGGCGGGATTGACCTCGATGTAAAAAGCGGGGACATAGTAATAGCCCAAGCTGCCATCAGGGCGGAAGGAACCAGCAAGGAATATGCACCAATCGAATTTCCAGCTGTAGCAGATTTTGGGGTGACAGCTGCCTTAAAAAAAGGGACAGAGGCCTTGGGAGCCGAAGACCATGTAGGCGTTGTCCAATGCAAGGACTCCTTCTACGGCCAACACGAAGCGGAATCCATGCCAGTCTCCTACGAACTTACAAACAAGTGGGAGGCCTGGAAAAGGCTAGGAACCCTCGCCAGCGAAATGGAATCAGCAGCCCTCTTTGTAGTGGCAAGTTTTTTGAAAGTTAGAGTCGGATCCTGTTTTCTGGTAGTAGCCAACCAAGAAAGAGAAAAGAAAGGCCTAACAAACCCAGTAGTCCACGACACAGACCTTGCAATAAGAGTGGGAATTGAGGGGCTTAAAAATTTGATAGAAGCAGATAAATAA
- a CDS encoding ABC transporter ATP-binding protein has protein sequence MTDKIMAKNLSKTYEKFKLGPNDFAIKKGFVTGFIGKNGMGKTTTIKALLSLINYDGEIFLDGKKINDLTYLQDVGLVMDDSFLGKDWALDLVSEAMAIGYDRWDSKTYYEYLNKFGLEREKKVCELSRGMKIKLMLAVALSHEAKILILDEPTSGLDPAMRDELVDMILDFMENEDHTVLFSTHITQDLDKIADYIVFIDQGKIVFEGPKDELYDKFLLIKGGLDDFEKIKNMKILGQKMSKVNFEALVLKEDYKEDENLVAEVPTIDEIMIYYGRI, from the coding sequence ATGACTGATAAAATTATGGCAAAAAATCTTAGCAAAACTTATGAAAAATTTAAGCTAGGCCCAAATGATTTTGCCATCAAAAAAGGCTTTGTAACTGGCTTTATTGGCAAAAACGGCATGGGAAAGACAACCACCATCAAGGCCCTTTTGTCTCTTATAAACTACGATGGGGAAATTTTCCTAGATGGTAAAAAAATTAATGATTTGACCTATCTTCAAGACGTTGGCCTTGTAATGGACGATTCATTTTTGGGCAAGGATTGGGCTTTGGACCTAGTTAGTGAGGCCATGGCTATAGGCTATGATAGGTGGGATTCTAAGACCTATTACGAATATCTTAATAAGTTTGGACTTGAAAGGGAGAAAAAAGTTTGCGAATTATCAAGGGGAATGAAGATTAAGTTAATGCTTGCAGTGGCCCTTTCCCATGAAGCAAAAATCCTAATCCTAGATGAGCCAACAAGTGGACTTGACCCTGCTATGAGGGATGAACTTGTGGATATGATTTTGGACTTTATGGAAAATGAAGATCATACAGTGCTATTTTCCACTCATATCACCCAAGACCTAGATAAGATTGCCGACTATATTGTCTTTATAGACCAAGGAAAGATTGTCTTTGAAGGCCCAAAAGATGAGCTTTACGACAAGTTTTTACTAATTAAGGGTGGTTTAGACGATTTTGAAAAGATTAAAAATATGAAAATCCTAGGCCAAAAGATGTCTAAGGTTAATTTTGAAGCCCTAGTTTTGAAGGAAGATTACAAAGAAGACGAGAATCTCGTGGCAGAAGTGCCTACGATTGATGAGATTATGATTTATTATGGGAGGATATAA